The following nucleotide sequence is from Synechococcus sp. CBW1004.
TGGCCAGAGTCGCCGTAGATCACGCGTTCCTCGCCATGGACGCGATCGGGTGCCGTGTTCAGCTCATGGACGTTGGCAGCCGTGCTCACCACGGAATGGACCAGACCCGAGGCTGCATCCACACCGATGTGGCACCGCATCCCAAAGAACCACTGGTTGCCTTTGGCCACCGAGTGCATTTCAGGATCCCGCTCGCCCGTCTTGTTCTTGGTTGAACTGGGAGCGTTGATGATTGTGGCATCGAGGATCGTACCCTCCTTAAGCATCACGCCCTTCTCCCGCAGGCTCTGGTTCACCGTCTCCAGGATCTGCTCTGCTATCCGATTCTCTTCCAGGAGGTGGCGGAAGTTCAGGATCGTCGTCTCGTCAGGGATCCGGTCCTCAACCATGTCGATCCCAGCAAAGCGGCGGAAGCAGGGGGTATCGATCAGCATCTCCTCCATCAAGGGATCGGAAAGCGTGAACCACTGCTGCAGCAGGTGGATGCGCAGCATCACCTCCAGCGGAAACGGTGGGCGCCCGCCCTTGGCAGAAGGCCTGTGGTACACAGGCGAAATCAAGGCCAGGAAAGGATCCCAGGGCACTGTGGCTTCCATCTCATCGAGGAAGCGCTGCCGGCGCGTTTTCTTCTTGGCGTAGGTCTGCTCGTAGTCCGTGAAACCCAACTGGAGGGGGGCCGCCATCCGCTGCCAGTCTCATTATTGGAACTGTACTGATTCTATCGGGTTTTTCAGGGGTTCCCTGAAGGGTCCCAGTTTCACGGTCGACACCGCCTGTTCGTCCTCGCTCGTTGCTGTTCATCTGGCCTGTGAAGCCATCTGGCGTGGTGAGGCCAGCGCGGCCCTGGCCGGCGGTGTCCAGGCCCTGCTGCAGCCAGGCGTTCACACCATGTTCTGCAAGGCGGGCCTGCTGGCTCCCGATGGTCGCTGCAAGAGTTTCGATGCGGCAGCCAACGGCTATGTGCGCTCGGAAGGCGCTGGCGCGGTGTTGCTCAAGCCGCTCAGCGAGGCCCAGGCGGACGGCGACACGGTCTACGCCGTGATCCGGGGCACGGCGGTCAATTCGGATGGCCGCAGCAATGGCATGGTGGCCCCCAATTACCGCGCCCAGGTGGCCTGTCTGAAGGCTGCATTCCGGCGGGCCGGTGTGGATCCTTCCTCAGCCCAGTATGTGGAGGCCCATGGCACCGGCACCCGTCACGGGGATCCGATCGAACTGCGGGCCCTCGGCATGGTGCTCGGGCAAGGCCGCAGAGACGATCGCCCCTGCCGCGTTGGATCGGTGAAGACCAACCTGGGTCATTCCGAAACCGCCGCAGGCATCACCGGTCTGATCAAGGCGGCCCTGTGCGTGCACCATCGCCAGATCCCCCCCAGCCTGAACTTCCGCACCCCCAATCCCTCGATCGATTTCCAGGGCCTCAAGCTCAGGGTGCAGACGGCACTGGAGCCCTTCCCCCAGCCCGACGCGCCGGCGGTGGTGGGGGTGAGTTCGTTCGGCTTCGGCGGCACCAATGCCCACGTGGTGCTCGATGAAGCACCCCGGCAGCCGGCTCCAGCCCGCTACGGCCAGCAGCTGCCCCTGCAACTGCTCTGCCTCTCGGCCCGCACCGAGCCGGCCCTGCGCGCCCTGGCCGTGGCCACGGCAGATCAGCTCGAGCGGCAGCCCCAGTCGGGCTTCGAGGACCTCTGCGCCACGGCGAATCAGTGCCGCAGCCCGATGGTGAAACGGCTCACCTGTCTGGCTCCGGACCGGGCCAGCCTGATCCAGCAGCTGCGGGCCTTCAGTCAGGGGCAGGAGCTGCCGGGACTGCGCCACGGCCAGGCCTCCCGCCAGCCCGGTCGGCTCGCCTTCCTGTTCACCGGCCAGGGTTCCCAGGCCCCGGGCATGGCCCAGGGCCTCTACCAGGCCCATCCGGTCTTCCGTGAAGCCTTCGATCGCTGCACGGCCCTGCTCGATCCGCTGCTCGGTCAGCCCCTGGCGGAGCTGATCTTCCCCACCGAGGACCGGCGTGAGCAGGCGGCGGAGCTGCTCTCCCAGACCCGCTTCACCCAGCCCGCCCTGTTCGTGGTGGGTTATGCCCTCAGCCAGCTGTGGCTGAGCTGGGGGGTGCGCCCCGACCTGCTGATGGGCCACAGCGTCGGTGAGGTGGTGGCCGCTCACCTGGCCGGGGTGTTCAGCCTTGAGGACGCCCTGCGCCTGATCGAGGCCCGCGGCCGTCTGATGCAGGATCTGCCGGCCGGCGGCGGCATGCTGGCCCTGCTCACCAGCCAGGAGCGGGTTCAGCAGCTGCTCGCCACGCTCGCGGACGAGGCGGGCGCGTTGCACCTGGCGGCCATCAATGGCCCCACCAACATCGTGGTGGCCGGTGCCGTGGGGCCGCTGCAACGGCTGGAGGCCGCCGCCGCCGCCGCCGGTGTGCAGGCCCAGCGACTGGCGGTGTCGCATGCGTTCCACACCCCGGCCCTGCGGCCGATGCTGCCGGCGTTCGAGCAGGTGCTGCTCCAGATCCGCTTCAGCCCCCCGCGGATTCCCCTGGTCAGCAATGTCACCGGGCAGCTGATCGGCGCCGAGATCGCCACGGCCGAGTACTGGTGCCAGCACGTGATCAGCCCCGTGCGCTTCGGCGACGGGATGGCCGCCTGCAGCGGCATCTCCACGTTCATCGAAATGGGGGCCCGGCCCACCCTGATCGGCATGGGGCGTCACTGCCTGCGGGAGCCCTACCTGAGCTGGCTGCCCAGCCTGCGCCCCGGCCAGGAGGATCTGGCCGTCCTGCTCGACAGCCTGGCCCGGCTGCACGAACTCGGCCACAGCGTCGACTGGCGGGCCTTTCACCGCCCCTTCCCCCATCGGCGGGTCAAGCTGCCGGGCTATCCGTTCCAGCGGCAGCGCTACTGGTGGTCTCCGGTGGGGCAGGGGGAGGCGCCCAGCACCCTCTGGCGACAGTTCATCCACCCCGGTGGTTCCGGCGCCGCGCTGACGACGCTGCAGTCGGCCGCCGTCGCCGGCAGTCCCGCGACCGGCCTGCCGGCTCCTGCGCTGGCCGGCGCGGCGGCGGCCCTGGAACCGCTGGCCCTGCCCGGGGGGACGGAGCAGCGTCTGCAGACCTGGCTGTCGGCCGCCGCGCCGGAGGATCTGAGCGATCACCGCATCCGCAACCAGGTGGTGTTCCCGGCGGCGGGTTTCCTGCTGCTCGCCCTGCAGGCACTGCAGCAGCTGGAACGCCCCCTGGCACTGGCCGATCTGGAGCTGGACACGCCGCTGCGGCTCAGTGACGCGGCCACGACGCTGCAGCTGGTGCTGGGTGAGGCCATCGAGTTTCACAGCGCCGGCCCCGAGGCGGGCGCCGGATCCCCGGCCTGGCGTTGTCATGGCCGGGCCCGCCGGCCGCACGGCAGCGACGCCTCGGCCATCCCGCCCCCCTTCGCCCCGTTCGAGGCGCCGGCCGACGCCGCCGAGCTCGACCTGGACCACTTCTATGCGGCCCTGCGGCAGTTCGGGCTCAACTACGGGCCCAGCTTCCGTGGGTTGATCAGCCTGCGCCGCGCCGGCGGCGACCGGCCTGACGCGGACTCCCCCGGCGTTGGTCAGGGGGCTGGCCGGGCCTGGGCCACGCTGCAGCGTCCCCCTGGCGCCAGCGACTGGGCTCTGCTTGATGCCTGCTTCCAGGCGGTGGCGGCCACGCTGGATCCCGAGGCGTCCGCGGGCCAGCTGCTGCTGCCGGTGGGCCTGCAGGAGCTGAGCCTGGCGCGGCTGCCGCTCCCCGATCGCTTCGAGTGCCAGGTGCAGCTGCGCCACAGCGATGAGCCGGCTCTGGTGCTGGCCGATCTGCTGCTCTGCTCCAGCGGCGACGCCGCGAGCGCCCCCGAGGTTCTCGGCTGGCTGCGGGGCTTCCGGCTGCGGCGCCTGCCGCGCCAGGCCCTCGAGTGGCTGTTCCCGCAGGCGGAGGCGGAGCCGGCGGCTGGGGAGTCGCCGCAGGCCCTCAACCGTGATCTGGTGCGCCATCACTGGATTCCCTTGGCGACCGAAGAGCACCGCGACGGCGACGCCGATGCGCAGGGCCCTCCCGCGGAGGCGGATGTGCTCTGGATCGAGTCGGCCGATGCCGACCTGGAGACAGGGATCGCCGCGCTGCTGCAGCTGGCCCAGAAGGCCAGCGCCGGCAGCGCCACGACGATCTGGCTCGTGCTGGAAGGACAGTCCGCCACGGCCCATGCCCTGGCGGCCATGGCCCGGACCGCGGCCCTGGAGGCGGGCCGCAGCACCTGGTTCACCCTGTGGCTGCCGGCTGGGGCGCGCCGCGACAATCTCAGCATTCCCTGGGGCGCCATCCAGTGCCTCGCCCAGGAGGAGGCCACGCTCGCCTTCGATGGTGCGCAGCTGCAGCGGGGCCGGCTGCTGCCGGTCCATCCCGAGCGGTTCCGCTACGGCACCGCCAGCTTCGGCCTCCTGGAAAGCCTGCACCCTGCTCCTCTCCCCCCCCAGAGCCCGGCCCGTGGCGAACTGGAACTGGTGGTGGAGGCCACCGGCCTCAATTTCCGCGATGTGCTCAACGCCCTGGGGCTGTTGCGCGAGTACAGCCGTCAGCTGGGCATGGATGAGGCGGCCCGGGTTCCCTTCGGTGGCGAATGCGTCGGCCGTGTCGTCGCGGTCGGGGAGGGGGTGGATCCCGCCCTGATCGGCCAGCGGATGCTGGCGGCGCTGGCGGTGGGCAGTCTCGCCAGCCATGTGGTCACGCGCGCCGAGCTGTGCGTGCCTCTGCCCGAGGCGATGTCCATCGAGGTGGGCGCCAGCCTCAGCACAGCCTTCCTCACCGCGGTCTATGGACTGGACACCCTGGCTCAGCTGAAGCCTGGCGAGACGGTGCTGATCCACGCGGCGGCCGGTGGCGTCGGTCAGGCGGCGGTTCAGGTGGCCCAGCGTCTCGGTGCGCGGGTGTTCGCCACGGCCAGCGATGCCAAGCACGCCCTGCTGCTGGAGCAGGGCGTCGAGGCGGTGTTCGATTCCCGATCCACCCTGTTCGCCGAACAGCTGCTCGCCCGCACCGATGGCCGTGGCGTCGATGTGGTGCTCAACAGCCTCAAAGGCGAGTGGGTGGACGCCAGTTTCCGCGCCCTGGCCCGGGGCGGCCGCTTCGTCGAACTGGGCAAGATCGAGATCTGGAGCCGCACCGAAGCGGAGCAGCGCCGCCCCGATGCCCGCTACCTGCCGTTCGATCTGCTCGAGGTGGCTGCGGCCGATCCCGGCCTGATCCAGCAGCTGCTGCGCGACATCCTCACCCGCGTCGACAGCGGAGCGTTCCGACCCATCCCGCTGCAGAGCTTCCCGATCGAGCGGACCGAGGAAGCCTTCCGGCTGATGGCCCAGTCCCGGCACATCGGCAAGGTGGTGATTCAGCTGCAGCCGCGCACGCCGACCGGTCTGGCCATCCGCCCGGCGGGCACGTATCTGATCAGCGGCGCCTTCGGCGGCATCGGTCGCCTGCTCTGCTCGTGGCTGGCCGACCAGGGGGCCGCTTCTCTGCTGTTGCTGGCCCGTCCCGGTGGCCGCGATCCCGAGCAGCGGCGGGAGCTGCTGGCCTCCCTCACGGCCAGGGGCCTGGCCGTGCAGGTGCTGGAGCTGGATCTGGGCTGCGCCGGCGAGGGCGGCCACCGGGTGGTTGATGCCCTGCGCGCAGCCCTGGCCGGGCTGCCACCGGATCAGCCGCTGCGGGGGGTGTTTCATGCCGCCGGCGTGCTGGATGACGGCCTGATTCCCACCCAGACGCCGCAGCGGATCGCGGCCGTCATGGCTCCCAAGCTGGCCGGCTGGCAGCAGCTGGATCGGGCGCTGCAGGCCAGTGGCGCCGATCCGGAGCTGGTGGTGATGTTCAGTTCGATGGCCTCCCTGATCGGTTCGCCCGGCCAGTCGGGGTACAGCGCCGCCAACGGGGCCCTCGACGGACTGATGCGGGCTTCCGCGCGTCCTGGTTGGCTGTCCCTTCAATGGGGGCCCTGGGCCAGCGGTGGCATGGCCGCAGCCCTCGATCCGCAGCAGCAGCAGCGCCTGCAGGCCTTCGGCCTGCGCCTGCTGGAGCCTGCGCTCGCCCTGGAGCGCCTGGAGCGGGCCATCCGGCAGGAACTCGCCGGCCCGGTGGCTGTGATCGATGTCGACTGGCAGACCCTGGCGCGCCAGGCACCGGAGCGCCAGGCGAGGGCTCTGGAAGCGCTGGTGCGTTCCTCTGCGCGGGACGAGGAGTCGCCAGAGGCGGCTGAGCCGGCCTATTTGCTCACCCTGAGACAGATCCCGGCGGCGGAACGCTTGTCGACCCTGATTGCGTTCATTCAGAAGCAACTGGCGACGGTGATGGGCATCGTTGACAGTGACCAGATCGACCCTGGTGAGCCGCTGTTCAATCTGGGCCTGGATTCATTGATGGCCCTGGAACTGATGGTCCTCCTCGAGAAAAATCTGGGCATCAAGCTGACTGAATCGCTGGTCTTTGAATATCCAACAATCGAGGCGCTTTCGGGCTATTTCATGCAGGAACTGTTCCGTGATGATGGCTCCTCTGCGACCAGCATTCCGACTGAATCGCTGAGCAGTCACCAGGTCGAGCAGGCGACCGACATGCCTCCGCAAGATGGGTCTGCGGTTGATGAGCACGTCTCTGAATCGCGCATTGAGCAGGAACTGGAGGAGATCGGTTCGCTCGATGCCAGTGAGCTGCTGCGGCAGCTCAGAGGTTGATGAGGGCGCTGATCAGCACCGCCATCAGCTGACGATCTGGCCGTCGTCAATCTTGATGACCCGATCCGCCATGTCGATGACGCGCGGATCATGGGTGGCCATCAGCACAGCGATGCCGTGCTCCCGAGCCCTTGACTGCATGGTGAGCACCACATCGCGCCCCGTGGCCCGATCCAGGGAGGCTGTGGGCTCATCCGCCAGGATCAGTTTCGGCTCACAGGCCATCGCCCGTGCGAAGGCCACCCGCTGCTTCTGGCCACCGGACAGCATCGATGGGTAGGAATGGATCTTGCTTTCCAGGCCCAGGTCAGCCAGCAACTCGGTGGCCCGACGGGAGCGTTCCTTGTGGGTATGCCTGAGAGTCACCTCCATCGCCACCTGTACATTCTGAAGTGCCGTGAGAAAGGGCATCAGATGGTGGGCTTGAAAAACAATCCCGATTTCGGATCGCAGTCGCAGCAGCTCCTGATTGCTGCAACCACGCAATTCCCTGCCCAGCACCCGTAGAGAGCCGCTCTGTGTGGGCTTGAGACCGCCGATGAGGGTCAGCAGTGTTGTCTTGCCACATCCCGAAGGCCCAACCAGAGAAACGAACTCTCCAGCGGCCACGGAAAAACACACATTCTTGAGTACAGAGGTCGCCAGATCTCCAGCCTGGTAGACATGGCTCAGATCATTGGCGATGATCGCATAGCCGTCTGATTCCTGCATGAATAAGGTGGCATTGTCGGTGGATGAGTGGGCTCGATCTGCTTAGCCAAAGAGCTCCGAAGGATCGGCGTCATTCAGTTTTGACATCGCAAACAAGGAAGAGGCGCAGCACATGGAAACAATCAATAGGAATGTGGCAACGACCGTCTTAAGGGGCAGATCCATGGGCAAGGAGGTGTTGGCTGTGATCAGCATGCACAGGATTGAACTCACCAGCCAGGCCACTGGGAAACCCAGCACCGAAAGGATCAAGCCTTCGTTAAAGACGATCCGTTCCAGTCTCAAGCGCCGATAGCCGATCGACATCATCAGGGCGTAAGCAGGAAGATGAAAGGTGACATCCATGCTCAGCAGTTGATAGACCATCATGCTGCCAACGGACAATCCCATGACCGCACAAAAAGCGAACACTGTCCCAATGGGTTTGCTGGTTGACCAATAACTTTTTTCGGTGGAAACAAGGTCATCCCTAGTCATGATGGTCACGTCAGGGGACAGAGATTTTCTGATCCGGGATGCCGTTTGCACGGGATCCGCGCCCGGCCTGAGTTTGACCAAGCCAAGCTCGATGATTCTTTCTTCCTTGGGTGGGAAGATAGCATTGATGGTGTTGATATTTGTGATGAACGACGCGTCGTATCCAAAGGAGGGTCCCAGTCGCACCAAGCCTGCAACCCTGAGCCTGTGATCATTGACAAAAGCGTTAACCGTCTTTCCAGAGTTGAATAACTCTTTGACGGGCCCAAACTCAGGTCTTGACAATACATCGTAGAGCACACGGCTCTCCACCGTCAGCTTCCCTTGCTGTTCCTTCACGGCGGGGTCATTAAAGACCGGCTGGCTGGGATTGATTCCAATCCCAATGGACCATCTGCTCATGTCATCGCCTGGGAGGCGCCACTTCACATATCGCCATCGAACTGGGTAGATATCATCAACGGATTTGTCTGCGTAAACATCTGCGAGCCGCGATTCAGGAAAACCGGCAATGCCTGTCAGGCTTGCTGATTGAGGATTCAGGACAACAAGATCGGTGTTGAACTTGTTGAAGATAGCGACACTGGAATTGTAGAGGGCATCCTGAATAGCAAGCTGCATCAAGATGAGAATAGAGGCGAACGCCACCCCAAGCACGGCAACCAGGAGCTTTGTTGGTTGCTTCTTCAGCAGCAGCCAGGCGATGGGGATTCTGCGCTTGCTGAAAGGATCAAAAGAAAATCTTTTCATTTCTGGAATATGGCCACCACTTTGGCGCCAGTCAGTTTAGAAACAATCGCAGATTGATCGGGTTGGATTCTGACTTCCACGTCAATTGTCCGGGCCTCCCAGTCCGAGTCATCCCGCGGGTCCTGGGATAACTGTTTGCGGTTTCCAATCTTCTGTGAAATGCGGCTTACTGTCCCATTCAGCCTTTGCGGAAAGCTCATGTTCTCACTGCGGAGAATCACGTCTTGGCCAAGGTGAATCTGGCGAATATTGTCTTCATTGACTTGGATGACTGCCATCATCTGGTCAGTGGCCCCAAGTTCCATGACACCTCGTGGACTGGGTCGCTCGCCTGTGCGAACAAGAACCTTAAGAATGGTGCCTGAAATCGGTGCTCGGAGAAACGAATACTGACGTTCGGTCTCGCTCTTGTTCAGTTCCGCAATGGCTTCGCGAAGCTGAGATTTCAATTCCAGGAGCTTGAGCTCCTTGATTTCCAGCTCCGCTGCCGGGAAAACCCCTTGCTTGGCGAGTTGTCGATACCGCTTGGTTTCGTTTTCGAGCAGGCGGGCCTGAGATTTGATCGAGGCAATCCGTGCGATGACGAGTTCTTTTTGGCTATCGACGCGTTGGAGAGTATCAAAGACGGCTAGAATCTGACCCTTTTCAACCTGTTGCCCCTCGTCGACATTGAGAGACTGAATTCTTGGAGCGCCTTCGGTGACCTGGATGGGAGCGGCCAACACACGAACCTTGCTGACCGGCTCCAGATAACCCAGCGCCGAAAAGTTGCCGGATCGGGCTGGCTGGATTGAAGCCTGGGGCCTGGGTGTCGTGCCAGCGACAGGGGTTGGAGTTGTTTTGGACGCCGCAGTGAAGAAACGAAGCAAGGCGACCGCGCCCAGTGCCACAACCAGCAACGGGAAGATAGGTCGTAAATGTTTGTTCATTAACGCGACATTTGAATGAGAAAAATCAAGCAGCCTTTCGGAATGCTCCTGGCGTGGCGCTGGTGCGCGCCCCGTCAACTGCAATGGATGTCTGGATCACTTTACCCGAATGGGGACAATTTCTGCGGCGTCTTGTTTTGACACACTCATGCTACGATCGGGGCCGGTCGGTCGGTTGAGCTGCCCAATCCACGATGGTTGAGGAGTCCCGGGTCATGGGCAGCGGTCTGGAGCGGGGATCCTCGCGCCCCCTCAAGCTCAACGGTGTTGAGCAGTACATGCATGCCGATCATCGGCGCGACTATCCGATCTTTTATTATCACGTCGTCGCTCTGAAGGCCTCGTTTTCAAGGCAGCAGCTTGAGGCTGTGATTGAGTCCGTGAGTCGCTCCGATCCGCGTGTGACAGCTCTGTTGGCGAGGGGGCCCGATCGCAGGGCTCGGTTGGAAGTGTCCGACTCGACTGTGTCAGGGCCCAGTCTGGATTGGGTTGAATCGGATGATCCTCAATCAGAGAGTCAGTCTGAATCAGCGCGTCAATTCTGGGAAAGCAGGCATTGCTTGCCGCGTCCTGCGGTCCGATTCCTGGCCATCAGGACCCGAGGCAATGGCGCAGTCGTCACCCGGCTTTTTGTGGAGGTCTATCACGCTCTCTTTGATGGCTTGTTCACACTGCAGTACATGGGTGAGATCATCCGTGGTGTGCTGTCCTGCTCATCGTCTGATCAGGATGGGTCTCTCCGCAGGCAGGCTTCTCTGGATGAGCCAGCGGATCTCAGTGAGGACGCCGCGAGAGCGTCCTCTCCCGGTCTGTTGGCCTACGTGAAGACCTTGTCTCCGTTCCTCGGGAATTCATCCGATCCCTTGGTCAGGCACCGCAATGCCAAGGCCGGACAATGGCAAAGCGTGCTGATCGACAACAGTTCTCTGTGGCCGATTCATGGTGCCCAAGTGCTTGAACTTCGCGGCCCCCAGCTCCGAAGCCTCAAAATTGCTGCGGCCAAAATGGGCAGCAATCTCAATGGCCTCTTGATGGCAGCAATTTTCTGTTCGATCAGGCAATTCTGGGAGCAAGCAGGCTCGCGCAACCACAGGATCTGTTTTTGCATTCCTGTCAGCCTCAGATCGCGTCGAGGCCGTTTGCGCCCAGTCAACAGCATCAGTTATGTGTTTCTGAGGCGCAGTACTCGACGTGCTGAGTCCTTGTCCGAGTTGGCGCAATGGGCGACCCAGTCGCTGGCTCTGAAGTCAACTTCAGAGATGGCCCAAGTGATGACAAATGTGTTCGAACTGATGGCCAGGTCCCGCGTGTTGTTGCCCCTGGTGACGCGTTTTCCCGGTAGCATGTCCACGGTGATTGTCTCCAATGTTGGCAATATCAATCAGGCGATCCATGGGTCAGCAAAGCTGCGGCCGTCAAAAGCGGAGTCGCCTGTGTCGATTTACACGGGAATCACCTACCTCCGTCCGGGTAGTCAGGCAGGTTTCGGGATCTCGGAGTTGGATGGGAATCTGACCATCAGCGGGGTTTTCGATACGCTCAGTTTGGCTCCTGCCGACTGTGAAGCTGTGATGAATCATCTGCGCCATCGGCTCGCTGAGGTCGTCGCCGGAAGCACGAATGATGTGCTTCCCTAGTGTGCCGTCCCGCAAATAGCCGCTACAATATGAAGTGTCTCCCGAGGGGGTCGTTTCATGCCAAGCGGGCGCCCCATGGCTCCTCTGGAGCTGTCGGCTGATGAGGCCAGCCAGCTCCAGAGCCTGGCTGGATCAAGGTCCTTGCCCCATTCGATCGTTCAGCGGGCGCAGATCGTCCTGGCCTGCGCAGCTGGTGACACCAACACCTCAGTTGCCAAGCGATTTGGCGTTCGCAGCGCAACGGTGGGCAAATGGCGGCAGCGCTACCTCGATCTGGGGATCGAGGGGCTGCACGACGAGCTCCGTTCAGGCCGCCCGCGGACCTATGAGGACGACACGGTGGCGGAGGTGATCAACCGAGCCCTGCAGAGCAAGCCAACCGATGGCAGCACGCACTGGAGCGCTCGGACTTTGGCCGCAGAAACAGGGATCTCCAAGTCCACGGTTCACCGCTGGCTGCAGACCTTCTCGCTCCAGCCCCACCGGCAGAAATCGTTCAAGCTCTCCACCGATCCGTTCTTTGTGGAGAAGGTTCGGGACATCGTTGGCCTGTACCTGAACCCGCCCGACAAGGCGATGGTGCTCTGCGTCGACGAGAAGACGCAGATCCAGGCCCTCGACCGCACCCAACCGCTGCTGCCCATGGGGCTGGGCTACGTGGAGGGTGTGACGCATGACTACATCCGCCACGGCACCACGACCCTGTTTGCCGCGCTGGACGTGGCGACCGGTGAGGTAATCACTCAGTGCAAACCCCGGCACCGCCACCAGGAGTTCCTGGGGTTCCTCAGGCAGATCGAGAAGTCCGTCCCCGAGGATCTGGACCTGCACTTGATCGTGGACAACTACTGCACCCACAAGCACGCCAAGGTGCGTGCCTGGCTGGCCCAGCGTCCCCGTTTCCACGTCCACTACACCCCCACCTACGCCTCCTGGCTCAACCAGGTGGAGCGCTGGTTTGGACTGATCACCCAGCGGGCAATCCGGCGCGGCAGCTTCTCCAGCGTCAAAGAGCTGATCGCCAGGATCGAGCAGTTTGTGGCCGCCTACAACACGACCAAGGCCCCGTTCAACTGGACGGCGACAGCTGACTCAATCCTGGAGAAGCTCCAGCGGCTTTGTGCGCAAATCTCTGGGACGGCACACTAGGAGGTCGTCGCACGTTGCCCACCGACCCAAGGGGCTCGGTCGAATTGCCGTCAGGCATTACAAGGGATGCCCCCTCATGCAACTGCCAACGAGGCCCTGAACAGCTTGAGGATGTTGTGGGTGGTGGCCATCAGGCTCCATTCCCCATTCACCTTCTCCAAACCGCGTAGCCAGAACCGATCCAG
It contains:
- a CDS encoding IS630 family transposase, with protein sequence MPSGRPMAPLELSADEASQLQSLAGSRSLPHSIVQRAQIVLACAAGDTNTSVAKRFGVRSATVGKWRQRYLDLGIEGLHDELRSGRPRTYEDDTVAEVINRALQSKPTDGSTHWSARTLAAETGISKSTVHRWLQTFSLQPHRQKSFKLSTDPFFVEKVRDIVGLYLNPPDKAMVLCVDEKTQIQALDRTQPLLPMGLGYVEGVTHDYIRHGTTTLFAALDVATGEVITQCKPRHRHQEFLGFLRQIEKSVPEDLDLHLIVDNYCTHKHAKVRAWLAQRPRFHVHYTPTYASWLNQVERWFGLITQRAIRRGSFSSVKELIARIEQFVAAYNTTKAPFNWTATADSILEKLQRLCAQISGTAH
- a CDS encoding transposase; translation: MDRKISSKTGQAIYALRKAIVEPVFGQIKSSRGLDRFWLRGLEKVNGEWSLMATTHNILKLFRASLAVA
- a CDS encoding efflux RND transporter periplasmic adaptor subunit → MTGRAPAPRQEHSERLLDFSHSNVALMNKHLRPIFPLLVVALGAVALLRFFTAASKTTPTPVAGTTPRPQASIQPARSGNFSALGYLEPVSKVRVLAAPIQVTEGAPRIQSLNVDEGQQVEKGQILAVFDTLQRVDSQKELVIARIASIKSQARLLENETKRYRQLAKQGVFPAAELEIKELKLLELKSQLREAIAELNKSETERQYSFLRAPISGTILKVLVRTGERPSPRGVMELGATDQMMAVIQVNEDNIRQIHLGQDVILRSENMSFPQRLNGTVSRISQKIGNRKQLSQDPRDDSDWEARTIDVEVRIQPDQSAIVSKLTGAKVVAIFQK